The region GGTGGACTGCAATTGATTGGCATCGGGGTGCTCGGCGAATACTTGGGGCGCACTTACATCGAATCAAAACGCCGGCCGGTTTATCTGGTGCGTCGCGTCTATAACGCCAAGGACTGAACCATGGACCTCAAGGAAACCGACATCCTCGGTTCAAGCATTGACCAGCCTTGATATTACGTGTCAAAGGCGGCAGCAACCATGCGTTTGCTGGGCGATATCCCGATCAAGAAAATTCTTGATGTGGGCGCAGGTTCGGGGTTCTTTACCCACAATTTGCTGACTCAAACAGCCGCCACCGAAGCCTGGTGCGTGGACATCAGTTATGACGCGGACTCAGATGCCTCCACCGCGGGTAAACCGGTGCATTTCCGGCGCGAGATGAGTGCGGTGGACGCCGATCTGGTGCTGTCGATGGACGTGCTAGAGCATGTCGATGACGATGTTGGGCTGCTCAAAGCTTATGTCGATAAAGTCCCATCCGGCAGCCGTTTTCTGATGACGGTGCCTGCGTTTCAGTTTCTCTGGAGCGAGCACGATGATTTTCTTGAGCATCGGCGTCGCTACACCTTGCCGCAACTGGAAGCTGTGGCCAGGAAGGCTGGTTTGACGGTGAAGCGAGGGGTTTACTATTTCGGCCTGGTGTTCCCGATTGCTGCGGCGCTGCGACTGCTGCCAAAAGGCGCGCCGCTTTCTGCGCCGCACTCGCAACTCAAACAGCATCATCCGCTGGTGAACACGATTCTGAAGTCGATGTGCAGCATCGAGCTGCCCTTTATGGGCGCGAATCGCTTGGCCGGTCTGACGGTGTTTGTGCTGGCGCAGAAACCATGATGTCAGCCGAAAAATCGGCGCTGATCAAAAGAGCGTTGAGGTTCGCGGTGACCGGGTTGTTTGTCACCGCTCTTCACGCGCTCATCGCTGTGCTGTTCATCAATTTCGTGATGCCGATCCCGCCCCTTGCTAACGGCGTGGCATTTGCCGTGGCGACCGTGGTGCCCTACCTCATCAATACCACCTGGAGCTTTTCCGCCCGGCTGCACGGTCGCACGTTGCTGCGCTTCATGATGGTCTCGAGCGCAGGCTTTTTGCTGGCGATGTTCGTGGCGTGGGTCGCGCAAATGGCCGGGCTCAATTATTTGCTAGGAATTTGCGCAGTCGCGTTGACCATTCCGGCGTTCACCTTTGTATTGCATAACTTCTGGACGTATCGATGAAGGATTCAGGCAAGCGCCTAGCGGTCACGCTATTACCGTTGCTGATCGGGGTGTTGGCATTTTTTCTGGTCATTGGGCCGCGGGCTCTGAATCCACAGAATATTAGTTGGTTGAGCAGTGGTGACCCAGCGACGCATTATCTGGGCTGGGTGTTTTTCAGGCAGTCGCCGTGGACCTTCCCGATTGGCCTGAATCCGGCCTACGGGCTGGAGTTGGGTAATGGCATTATTTTTTCTGACTCCAATCCGCTGTTGGCTTTTTTGTTCAAACCGTTTGCCTCGTTATTACCGGAGCCTTTCCAGTATTTCGGAATATGGTTCCTCGCCTGTTTTGTCCTCCAAGCGTGGTTCGCCTGGAAACTGGTGGGGCTTATCACACCTAGCGTCAGCCTACGTGCCGCCAGTACGGTGCTGTTTCTGTTTGTCCCCCCGATGCTCATGCGCATGCCGGTGCATTTGTCGCTGGGCGGGCATTTTCTGATTCTTGCCTCGTTGTACCTGAGCCTGAATCCGCTGCTGCGCAAACGACGTCTGGCGTGGGGTGCATTGCTGGCAGCGGCGGCATTGGTCCATGCGTATTTCCTGGCCATGATCGCACTGATCTGGATTGCCGATCTCGCCGCCAGGTACTTCAAGCAAACGTTGAGCCTGCGTGCGGTCGTCATCGAGTTGGCGCTGCTGTTTTCACTGGTTAGTTTCTGCTGCTGGCAAGCGGCGTATTTCACCGTGGGCGGCGATGGTGCGATTTCAGATGGCTTCGGTTTGTATCGCGCCAACGTGTTGTCGTTGATCAGCCCCGACACTTCGTCCTACGTATTGAAGGATATTCCGGGAGTTTCAGGTGACCGCGAAGGCTACGCTTTCCTGGGGCTGGGCCTGTTGTTCCTGGCCATCGTTGCGTTGGTCGGTTGGCTTCAAGGCCACACCGGGTTGGGGGCCGCAGTGCGTAAACGACCATTTCTGCTGCTCGCTTTAGCGGGCCTGGCGATTTTTTCTTTC is a window of Pseudomonas sp. DC1.2 DNA encoding:
- a CDS encoding class I SAM-dependent methyltransferase, producing the protein MSKAAATMRLLGDIPIKKILDVGAGSGFFTHNLLTQTAATEAWCVDISYDADSDASTAGKPVHFRREMSAVDADLVLSMDVLEHVDDDVGLLKAYVDKVPSGSRFLMTVPAFQFLWSEHDDFLEHRRRYTLPQLEAVARKAGLTVKRGVYYFGLVFPIAAALRLLPKGAPLSAPHSQLKQHHPLVNTILKSMCSIELPFMGANRLAGLTVFVLAQKP
- a CDS encoding GtrA family protein — encoded protein: MMSAEKSALIKRALRFAVTGLFVTALHALIAVLFINFVMPIPPLANGVAFAVATVVPYLINTTWSFSARLHGRTLLRFMMVSSAGFLLAMFVAWVAQMAGLNYLLGICAVALTIPAFTFVLHNFWTYR
- a CDS encoding DUF6311 domain-containing protein, producing MKDSGKRLAVTLLPLLIGVLAFFLVIGPRALNPQNISWLSSGDPATHYLGWVFFRQSPWTFPIGLNPAYGLELGNGIIFSDSNPLLAFLFKPFASLLPEPFQYFGIWFLACFVLQAWFAWKLVGLITPSVSLRAASTVLFLFVPPMLMRMPVHLSLGGHFLILASLYLSLNPLLRKRRLAWGALLAAAALVHAYFLAMIALIWIADLAARYFKQTLSLRAVVIELALLFSLVSFCCWQAAYFTVGGDGAISDGFGLYRANVLSLISPDTSSYVLKDIPGVSGDREGYAFLGLGLLFLAIVALVGWLQGHTGLGAAVRKRPFLLLALAGLAIFSFSNHIAIGTLEFTYPLPPAVISIANIFRASGRMFWPVYYAVILAIVFLVIRASRPRTATCLLTIALVLQVADTHSGWSLVRKMLMVEPASEWATPFVDPFWKSAASHYRKVRWIVPQNLSPQWMTVAAFAGKYGLSTDAVYLGRMDFNQWRQVDQKANKAFATGKYDADSLYLLDDRALLRAVPTVNTQTDLFARIDGFTVLAPCWKQCADCPQLIAQVPPTDLLPAIESGQKNLFTVGGKGKILLASGWSDPELWGTWSQASRAEVVF